One window from the genome of Deinococcus sp. NW-56 encodes:
- a CDS encoding YggS family pyridoxal phosphate enzyme, which yields MTVPAVLAAIRAAEAEAGRGPGGVRLVAVTKGQPLEAIERVILPHAGLQPGGLPLGEGRAQELRDKAAARPDLEWHFIGPLQLNKVKYMRPVTLIHALEEVRQAEALAEAGAKWGRAPAVLLQVHNGEAQKHGVAPEDLRRVYGEVLATGLTVRGLMVMAPDGDPEAARRVFADTARRAHDLGLPELSMGMSGDYELAIHAGATLVRVGRSLFL from the coding sequence ATGACCGTTCCGGCGGTGCTGGCCGCCATTCGCGCGGCCGAAGCCGAGGCCGGACGCGGGCCGGGCGGCGTGCGCCTGGTGGCGGTCACCAAGGGCCAGCCGCTGGAGGCCATCGAGCGCGTCATCCTGCCGCACGCGGGCCTGCAACCCGGCGGCCTGCCGCTGGGCGAGGGCCGGGCGCAGGAGCTGCGCGACAAGGCGGCGGCGCGGCCCGACCTGGAGTGGCACTTTATCGGGCCGCTGCAACTCAACAAGGTCAAGTACATGCGCCCGGTCACCCTGATTCACGCGCTGGAGGAGGTGCGGCAGGCCGAGGCCCTCGCCGAGGCCGGGGCCAAATGGGGCCGGGCGCCCGCCGTGCTGCTGCAGGTTCACAACGGCGAAGCGCAGAAGCACGGCGTCGCTCCGGAGGACCTGCGCCGGGTCTACGGGGAGGTCCTCGCCACCGGCCTCACGGTGCGCGGCCTGATGGTGATGGCGCCGGACGGTGACCCCGAAGCCGCCCGGCGCGTCTTCGCTGACACGGCGCGGCGGGCGCACGACCTCGGCCTCCCGGAACTCAGCATGGGCATGAGCGGCGACTACGAGCTGGCGATTCACGCGGGCGCGACCCTGGTGCGCGTCGGAAGGAGCCTTTTTCTATGA
- a CDS encoding DivIVA domain-containing protein, with amino-acid sequence MTIPPLTDSDPTQAPRLSDALLPHTPETLSPLDITHQTFGRRAFGYDRGAVRAFLERVAGRVEALLHERQALRERLGSLERELEERRQSEDEIRRAVVAAERIGHDLRENAARQCELMLSQAQTECDALRQAADTRAAELEAAHEVRVAELEVRYRDRMAELERQHHDLTLERDRAHAERTTYLDRAYSERHADLSARLSAVRTEYAQFVSQYRALMQSFSELSARHLPAADDTLPGTAPVTVIHETATLDAEDPRHGEGQRPPLVEQNFA; translated from the coding sequence ATGACGATTCCCCCCCTGACCGATTCTGACCCCACCCAAGCCCCCCGCCTCAGCGACGCCCTGCTGCCGCACACCCCCGAGACCCTGAGTCCCCTCGACATCACCCACCAGACCTTCGGGCGCCGGGCCTTCGGGTACGACCGGGGCGCGGTGCGGGCCTTTCTGGAGCGGGTCGCGGGCCGGGTGGAGGCGCTGCTGCACGAGCGGCAGGCCCTGCGCGAGCGCCTGGGCAGCCTGGAGCGCGAGCTGGAGGAGCGCCGCCAGTCCGAAGACGAGATTCGCCGGGCGGTCGTCGCCGCCGAGCGCATCGGGCACGACCTGCGCGAGAACGCCGCGCGGCAGTGCGAGCTGATGCTCTCGCAGGCGCAGACCGAGTGTGACGCCCTGCGGCAGGCCGCCGACACCCGCGCCGCCGAGCTGGAAGCCGCGCACGAGGTGCGGGTGGCCGAGCTGGAGGTCCGCTACCGCGACCGGATGGCCGAGCTGGAGCGCCAGCACCACGACCTCACCCTGGAGCGGGACCGCGCCCACGCCGAGCGCACCACCTATCTGGACCGCGCCTACAGCGAACGCCACGCCGACCTCAGCGCCCGCCTGAGTGCCGTGCGCACCGAGTACGCGCAGTTCGTGAGCCAGTACCGCGCCCTGATGCAGTCCTTTTCCGAACTCAGCGCCCGGCACCTGCCCGCCGCCGACGACACCCTCCCGGGGACGGCGCCCGTGACCGTCATTCACGAAACCGCCACTCTGGACGCGGAGGACCCCCGGCACGGCGAGGGCCAGCGCCCGCCCCTGGTCGAGCAGAACTTCGCGTGA
- a CDS encoding cytochrome P450 — protein MPQPPADALPAVTLPLTDPDFIRDPYPWLAEVRAATPAFYDPALNRVFLTRHAEIAATLRDRRFGRSVLHRYSRDELGWPPPDPAQAGFDAFNTNHLLDSEPPKHTRLRSLVGLAFTPRRVEALGPRIEALLARQLAALGGAGGFDLVSGYAEPLPVTVIAELLGVPESERHQLRPWSAAIVRLYEPTYTRADQEEAERAVRDFGALLRDLARARREEPQDDLITALVQAEQEGDRLTEQELIDTCILLLNAGHEASVNGLSAGVLALMRHREHWETLVAAAGREDSLPLFRTAVEELLRFDTPLPLFERYALEDLEVCGAALRPGEKVGLLYASGNRDGRRFERPDELDLTRDPNPHLTFGLGLHYCLGAPLARLELALSLRALARAYPGLRLANPSAEPEYVGGFVIRGLARLDVVAE, from the coding sequence ATGCCCCAGCCTCCCGCCGACGCCCTGCCCGCCGTCACGCTGCCACTGACCGACCCCGACTTCATCCGCGACCCGTACCCCTGGCTGGCGGAGGTGCGGGCGGCGACCCCGGCCTTCTATGACCCGGCGTTGAACCGGGTCTTTCTAACCCGACACGCGGAGATCGCGGCCACCCTGCGCGACCGCCGCTTCGGGCGCTCGGTGCTGCACCGCTACTCGCGCGACGAGCTGGGCTGGCCGCCCCCCGACCCCGCGCAGGCGGGCTTCGACGCCTTCAACACCAACCACCTGCTGGACTCCGAGCCGCCCAAGCACACCCGGCTGCGCTCGCTGGTGGGGCTGGCCTTCACCCCGAGGCGGGTGGAGGCGCTGGGGCCGCGCATTGAGGCGCTGCTCGCCCGGCAACTGGCGGCCCTGGGCGGGGCGGGCGGGTTCGACCTCGTGTCGGGCTATGCCGAGCCGCTGCCCGTCACGGTGATCGCGGAGTTGCTGGGGGTGCCGGAGTCCGAGCGGCATCAGCTCCGGCCCTGGTCGGCGGCCATCGTGCGGCTGTACGAGCCGACCTACACGCGGGCCGATCAGGAGGAGGCCGAGCGGGCGGTGCGCGACTTCGGGGCGCTGCTGCGGGACCTCGCGCGGGCGCGGCGGGAGGAGCCGCAGGACGACCTGATCACCGCACTGGTGCAGGCCGAACAGGAGGGTGACCGCCTGACCGAGCAGGAACTCATCGACACCTGCATCCTGCTGCTCAACGCCGGGCACGAGGCCAGCGTGAATGGGCTGTCGGCGGGCGTGCTCGCGCTGATGCGCCACCGGGAACACTGGGAGACGCTGGTGGCTGCCGCCGGGCGGGAGGACAGTCTGCCTCTCTTCCGGACGGCGGTCGAGGAGTTGCTGCGCTTCGACACGCCACTCCCCCTCTTCGAGCGGTACGCACTGGAGGACCTGGAGGTCTGCGGCGCGGCCCTGCGCCCCGGCGAGAAGGTGGGGCTGCTGTACGCGAGCGGGAACCGCGACGGGCGGCGCTTCGAGCGGCCGGACGAACTGGACCTGACCCGCGACCCCAACCCGCACCTGACCTTCGGGCTGGGACTGCACTACTGCCTGGGAGCGCCGCTGGCGCGGCTGGAACTGGCCCTGAGCCTGCGGGCGCTGGCGCGGGCCTATCCGGGGCTGCGGCTGGCGAACCCCAGCGCCGAACCTGAGTATGTCGGCGGCTTCGTCATCCGGGGGCTGGCGCGGCTGGATGTGGTGGCGGAATGA
- a CDS encoding ion transporter, producing MTRPPGDRRAGWRVTLGNVVFNNDTPAGRAFDLVLIVLILASIGVVMLDSVRPFRAAYGPGLKQVEWVLTLLFSLEYGLRLVTARHPWNYARSFFGLVDLLSILPGYLALFVPGAETLLIVRVLRLLRIFRILKLARFLSEASVLTEAIRASAAKITVFLVTVLTLVTIIGALMYLIEGPANGFTSIPTSIYWAIVTLTTVGYGDIAPKTPLGKGLASLAMILGYGILAVPTGIVTVSLARAQGAQNQGAQDRRPAPRVCPRCGLEGHDPDARFCKRCGEELPSA from the coding sequence ATGACCCGGCCGCCCGGCGACCGCCGCGCCGGATGGCGGGTCACGCTCGGCAACGTCGTCTTCAACAACGACACCCCGGCGGGGCGGGCCTTCGATCTGGTGCTGATCGTGCTGATTCTCGCCAGCATCGGGGTGGTCATGCTCGACAGCGTGCGGCCCTTTCGGGCAGCTTACGGCCCTGGCCTCAAGCAGGTCGAATGGGTGCTGACGCTGCTGTTCTCGCTGGAATACGGGCTGCGGCTGGTCACGGCGCGGCACCCCTGGAACTACGCCCGCTCGTTTTTCGGGCTGGTGGACCTGCTGTCCATCCTGCCGGGGTACCTCGCGCTGTTCGTGCCCGGCGCCGAGACGCTCTTGATCGTGCGGGTGCTGCGGCTGCTGCGCATCTTCCGGATTCTCAAGCTGGCCCGCTTTCTCTCGGAGGCCAGCGTGCTCACCGAGGCGATCCGGGCGAGCGCCGCCAAGATCACGGTGTTTCTGGTGACGGTCCTCACGCTGGTCACCATCATCGGGGCGCTGATGTACCTGATCGAGGGACCAGCGAACGGCTTTACCAGCATTCCCACCAGCATCTACTGGGCCATCGTCACCCTGACCACCGTGGGCTACGGCGACATCGCGCCCAAGACGCCGCTGGGCAAGGGGCTGGCCTCGCTCGCCATGATTCTGGGCTACGGGATTTTGGCGGTGCCCACCGGCATCGTGACGGTCAGCCTCGCCCGCGCCCAGGGGGCACAGAATCAGGGAGCGCAGGACCGCCGCCCGGCCCCCCGCGTGTGCCCGCGCTGCGGCCTGGAGGGACACGACCCCGATGCCCGCTTCTGCAAACGGTGTGGCGAAGAATTGCCTAGCGCGTAA
- a CDS encoding helix-turn-helix domain-containing protein gives MTLAEQFQTMPKLLKVREVADYTGTHERTVRRWIRDGRLAAVEHPEGLRVPRRSLWRFLGLDMALSA, from the coding sequence TTGACGCTTGCCGAACAGTTCCAGACGATGCCCAAGCTCCTGAAGGTCCGCGAAGTCGCCGACTATACCGGCACCCACGAACGCACCGTTCGCCGCTGGATTCGCGACGGCCGTCTCGCCGCCGTCGAACACCCCGAAGGCCTGCGCGTGCCCCGGCGCTCGCTGTGGCGCTTCCTGGGACTGGATATGGCGCTGAGCGCCTGA
- a CDS encoding DUF554 domain-containing protein: protein MSLLTQLSGTLINVGAVLAGTLVGLLLGGRLPERTQRTLLQTLSLVTLFIALGMAGELNRVSGGPIPGVILALISLAGGAVIGEALGIEEGLTRLGETLKRRFRGGGRFTEGFVAASLLFCIGPMTVVGGLQNGLTGDNATYVLKSTLDGIAALALAGAYGIGVGFSALTVFALQGGISLAAGAFAAGLLGGADPEVLKTNPYVLLITGMGGLIIVGISWNLMLSGLGWEDRRVRVGSLLPALALGPLVLWGTGLL, encoded by the coding sequence ATGAGCCTGCTGACCCAACTGTCCGGCACCCTGATCAACGTCGGCGCCGTCCTCGCCGGGACCCTGGTGGGCCTGCTGCTGGGCGGCCGCCTGCCCGAACGCACCCAGCGCACCCTGCTGCAAACGCTGTCGCTGGTGACCCTCTTTATCGCGCTGGGTATGGCGGGCGAGCTGAACCGGGTGTCGGGCGGGCCGATTCCGGGGGTGATCCTCGCGCTGATCAGCCTCGCGGGAGGAGCCGTGATCGGGGAGGCGCTGGGCATCGAGGAGGGGCTGACCCGGCTGGGTGAAACCCTGAAGCGCCGCTTCCGGGGCGGGGGCCGCTTCACGGAGGGGTTCGTGGCCGCCAGCCTGCTGTTCTGCATCGGGCCGATGACGGTCGTGGGCGGGCTGCAAAACGGGCTGACGGGCGACAACGCCACTTACGTCCTCAAGAGCACGCTGGACGGCATCGCGGCGCTGGCGCTGGCGGGGGCGTACGGGATCGGCGTGGGTTTCAGCGCCCTGACGGTCTTCGCGCTGCAAGGCGGAATCAGTCTCGCGGCGGGGGCCTTCGCCGCCGGGCTGCTGGGCGGCGCGGACCCGGAGGTGCTGAAGACCAACCCCTATGTCCTGCTGATCACTGGGATGGGCGGGCTGATCATCGTGGGCATCTCGTGGAACCTGATGCTCTCGGGCCTGGGCTGGGAGGACCGCCGGGTGCGCGTCGGGAGCCTGCTGCCCGCGCTGGCGCTGGGGCCGCTGGTGCTGTGGGGAACGGGGCTGCTGTAA
- a CDS encoding DUF1648 domain-containing protein: protein MERRRVDPLLASGTVVALGLLALAWTRLPEGERLILLPLSVSSLALGGLVALLGGLEREHRPVADATAQALVLQAAVAAAALAFGWDLLRALTVAIGLSFVVIGNATARARPGLWFGFRTRWALLSERAWYSTQREAARAFVTLGLVYAAFAALTPPDLLLPWVLPVGLMVLLLPVMVSLHRLSYREYLADPERRPAVAGARRHLPAYSAPERVLLGVAVGVPLLSLVALLVLLPSLPEQVPLHFNAAGEADRYGPRTELLTLPLMGLGLTVLLWGSSRFGSATPAQRHVTLVMAALGGAFVAPLPLGVTGNMHVTLGVAHALMLVVLALAFALPGPDGKRRGRAAWACAALALALVPLLLLLPPRGAEAVGSLLLVFGGMLFLAPMFVFGVPMNAGWPKRTPEA, encoded by the coding sequence GTGGAAAGACGACGGGTTGATCCCCTGCTGGCGTCAGGAACGGTGGTCGCGCTGGGGTTGCTGGCCCTGGCCTGGACGCGGCTGCCGGAGGGCGAGCGGCTGATCCTCTTGCCGCTGAGCGTCTCGTCGCTGGCGCTGGGTGGGCTGGTGGCGCTTCTCGGAGGGCTGGAACGCGAGCACCGCCCGGTCGCGGACGCCACCGCGCAGGCGCTGGTGCTGCAAGCGGCCGTCGCCGCCGCCGCACTGGCCTTCGGGTGGGACCTGCTGCGGGCGCTGACGGTGGCCATCGGGTTGAGCTTCGTGGTCATCGGAAACGCGACCGCCCGTGCCCGGCCGGGGCTGTGGTTCGGCTTCCGCACCCGCTGGGCGCTGCTCTCCGAACGGGCGTGGTACAGCACCCAGCGGGAGGCGGCGCGGGCATTTGTCACCCTGGGACTGGTCTACGCGGCGTTCGCGGCCCTGACGCCCCCTGACCTGCTGCTGCCGTGGGTGCTTCCGGTCGGATTGATGGTGCTGCTCCTGCCCGTCATGGTGAGCCTGCACCGCCTGTCCTACCGCGAATACCTCGCGGACCCCGAGCGGCGTCCGGCGGTGGCGGGGGCGCGGCGGCACCTCCCGGCGTATTCGGCCCCCGAGCGGGTGCTGCTGGGGGTGGCGGTGGGGGTGCCGCTGCTCTCGCTCGTTGCGCTCCTTGTCCTGCTGCCTTCCCTCCCTGAGCAGGTTCCACTGCACTTCAACGCGGCGGGCGAGGCCGACCGCTACGGCCCGAGGACCGAGCTGCTGACCCTCCCGCTGATGGGGTTGGGCCTGACGGTGCTGCTGTGGGGGTCGTCCCGCTTCGGCAGCGCGACCCCAGCCCAAAGGCACGTCACGCTGGTGATGGCAGCGCTGGGAGGAGCCTTTGTCGCCCCACTCCCTCTGGGGGTGACCGGGAATATGCACGTCACGCTCGGCGTGGCCCACGCCCTGATGCTCGTGGTACTGGCCCTCGCCTTCGCCCTTCCCGGCCCGGATGGAAAGCGGCGGGGCCGAGCAGCGTGGGCGTGTGCTGCACTCGCACTGGCCCTGGTGCCGTTGCTCCTGCTGCTTCCGCCGCGTGGAGCCGAGGCGGTCGGCAGCCTCCTCCTCGTCTTCGGCGGGATGCTCTTTCTGGCACCGATGTTCGTCTTCGGGGTGCCGATGAATGCGGGTTGGCCGAAGCGAACGCCGGAAGCCTAG
- a CDS encoding autorepressor SdpR family transcription factor yields the protein MPLNRIDEIFRALADPTRRAILRELRGGERTAGELARLFPVTKSTLSGHFAVLKAADLVWTERRGTQVIYRLNTTVFQEVVADLLDLFGPAGEEGERGKTTG from the coding sequence GTGCCCCTGAACCGCATCGACGAGATTTTCCGCGCCCTGGCCGACCCCACCCGCCGCGCCATCCTGCGCGAACTGCGCGGCGGAGAGCGGACGGCGGGAGAGCTGGCCCGGCTCTTTCCGGTCACCAAGAGCACCCTCAGTGGACACTTCGCGGTGCTCAAGGCCGCCGATCTGGTGTGGACCGAGAGGCGCGGCACGCAGGTCATCTACCGGCTGAACACGACGGTGTTTCAGGAGGTGGTGGCGGACCTGCTGGACCTCTTTGGCCCGGCAGGAGAGGAGGGTGAGCGTGGAAAGACGACGGGTTGA
- a CDS encoding alpha/beta hydrolase, producing MRLARLLPLTAALLSAPALAASREVTLEVPGARLAATLQTPDGPQHARPPVALILAGSGPTDRNGDNPLVGPGGTYRKLAANLAARGIATLRPDKRGIGASTLADPREEAQTFEDFVNDARAWLTWLSGQPDLGPVAVIGHSEGGTVALAAVQGQTPARAVVLLAAPGEDIGTTIRRQIGQNPANPPALVEESNWILDALGRGERVAEVSPVLAPLFRPSVQPYLISSLRYDPQRLIASQNLPTLIVQGDRDLQVRPEDARLLAAAQPAARTHLARGVNHVLVPAPLAPAANFARYGDAELPLERGVVSAVVEFLRGALR from the coding sequence ATGCGACTCGCCCGACTGCTGCCCCTGACCGCTGCCCTGCTCTCCGCCCCGGCCCTCGCCGCCAGCCGTGAGGTCACGCTGGAGGTGCCGGGTGCCCGGCTGGCTGCCACCCTCCAGACCCCGGACGGCCCCCAGCACGCCCGCCCGCCCGTCGCGCTGATCCTGGCCGGGAGCGGTCCCACCGACCGCAATGGGGACAATCCACTCGTGGGACCGGGGGGCACCTACCGCAAGCTGGCCGCGAACCTCGCCGCGCGGGGCATCGCCACCCTGCGGCCCGACAAGCGCGGCATCGGCGCGAGCACCTTGGCGGACCCGCGTGAGGAGGCGCAGACTTTTGAGGACTTCGTGAACGACGCGCGGGCATGGCTGACGTGGCTGAGTGGGCAGCCTGACCTCGGCCCGGTCGCGGTGATCGGGCACAGCGAGGGTGGAACGGTCGCGCTGGCCGCCGTGCAGGGGCAGACCCCGGCGCGGGCGGTGGTCCTGCTCGCCGCTCCCGGCGAGGACATCGGCACCACCATCCGCCGCCAGATCGGGCAGAATCCGGCCAACCCGCCCGCGCTGGTGGAGGAATCCAACTGGATTCTGGATGCCCTGGGCCGGGGCGAGCGCGTGGCCGAGGTCTCGCCCGTGCTCGCGCCCCTGTTCCGCCCCAGCGTGCAGCCGTACCTCATCAGCAGCCTGCGTTACGACCCGCAGCGCCTGATCGCCTCCCAGAACCTCCCCACCCTGATCGTGCAGGGCGACCGCGACCTTCAGGTGCGCCCGGAGGACGCCCGCCTGCTGGCCGCCGCGCAGCCCGCCGCCCGGACCCACCTTGCCCGTGGAGTCAATCACGTCCTCGTGCCCGCGCCGCTGGCCCCCGCCGCCAACTTTGCCCGGTATGGCGACGCCGAGTTGCCGCTGGAGCGCGGCGTGGTGTCGGCCGTGGTGGAGTTCCTGCGCGGGGCGCTGCGGTAA
- a CDS encoding DUF4384 domain-containing protein yields MRHSLTATLTLSALLGTAGAAEPRLSAQSIIVNPSQPSLDVQVWVGKDASGTRNPVYRRGERITIGLKTNRDAYVYLFNVNANGQIDLFFPNAYEENNFVKANTNRTFPGRGASYSLTVGGPNGQDRLLALASTQPLDLNDVARFVEGESFAQVQVRGQDNLARALSIVVRPLPANSWVTDVVTFRVGNTAQGGATGTVTETPSQPAPAPVQPVPVQPAPVQPTPSQPVTRIQPGEKRDGSFDTAMVDAYGRLKGEESLGDATTYAVPWGDGLWQKFRGVAAYGDAVLLHANGSSRAYAVHGRILERYLALAQAENGGTRPPSRLGWAAADEKVIPRNPYGTTGLYGYFQNGALYSSEKYGTFWLQGAILKTYQGLGGSGSFLGFPTRDQYLLNGAWAADFEGGTLRTVNGVVKVYRK; encoded by the coding sequence ATGCGCCATTCCCTGACTGCTACCCTGACCCTCTCCGCCCTGCTGGGGACTGCGGGGGCTGCCGAACCCCGCCTCAGCGCCCAGAGCATCATCGTGAACCCCTCGCAGCCCAGCCTCGACGTGCAGGTCTGGGTGGGCAAGGACGCCAGCGGCACCCGCAACCCGGTCTACCGCCGGGGCGAGCGCATCACGATCGGGCTGAAGACCAACCGCGACGCCTACGTCTATCTGTTCAACGTGAACGCGAACGGGCAGATTGACCTCTTCTTCCCCAACGCCTATGAGGAGAACAATTTCGTCAAGGCGAATACGAACCGGACCTTTCCCGGCCGGGGCGCGAGCTACAGCCTGACGGTGGGCGGGCCGAACGGCCAGGACCGCCTGCTGGCGCTGGCGAGCACCCAGCCGCTGGACCTGAACGATGTGGCCCGCTTTGTGGAGGGCGAGAGCTTCGCGCAGGTGCAGGTGCGCGGGCAGGACAACCTCGCGCGGGCGCTGAGCATCGTGGTGCGGCCCCTCCCCGCCAACAGTTGGGTGACCGACGTGGTGACCTTCCGGGTGGGCAACACGGCGCAGGGCGGCGCGACGGGCACGGTGACCGAGACGCCCTCCCAGCCAGCTCCGGCTCCGGTTCAGCCCGTTCCCGTGCAACCGGCCCCCGTCCAGCCCACGCCCTCCCAGCCCGTGACGCGGATTCAGCCTGGCGAGAAGCGCGACGGCTCTTTCGACACGGCGATGGTGGACGCCTACGGCCGCCTCAAGGGCGAGGAATCGCTGGGCGACGCCACGACCTACGCCGTGCCCTGGGGCGACGGCCTGTGGCAGAAGTTCCGGGGCGTGGCGGCCTACGGCGACGCCGTGCTGCTGCACGCGAACGGGTCCAGCCGCGCCTACGCGGTCCACGGGCGCATCCTGGAACGCTACCTCGCACTCGCGCAGGCCGAGAACGGCGGCACCCGCCCGCCCTCGCGCCTGGGCTGGGCCGCCGCCGACGAGAAGGTCATTCCGCGCAACCCCTACGGCACGACCGGGCTGTACGGCTACTTCCAGAACGGGGCGCTCTACTCCAGCGAGAAATACGGCACCTTCTGGCTGCAAGGGGCCATCCTGAAGACCTATCAGGGGCTGGGCGGCTCGGGGTCCTTCCTGGGCTTCCCCACCCGTGACCAGTACCTGCTGAACGGGGCCTGGGCCGCCGACTTCGAGGGCGGCACCCTGCGCACCGTGAACGGCGTCGTCAAGGTGTACCGCAAGTAA
- the nspC gene encoding carboxynorspermidine decarboxylase produces MTVTDLHLPAVTPTDTIDWAAIPSPAFVLDETRLRRNLSLISHVQRESGAQIIVAFKGFAMWSTFGILREYGITGATASSLNEAILASEEMQGEVHVYAPAYSDEDFPRILELADHLVFNSFSQWERFRPQVEAARAAGKQLHVGLRVNPEYAEVETDLYNPAGPFSRLGVTRREFREDLLEGIDGLHFHTLCEKDSDTLERTLEVVERNFGEFLPRMKWVNFGGGHLMTREGYDLGRLIRVVRAFRERWGVHVILEPGSAFGWQTGWLVSSVLDVVHNVKDIALLDISVSAHMPDVLEMPYRPRILGARDPGEGETTHREANDYAPGDHPYLIGGTTCLAGDVVGEYVFDRPLLVGDRVVFDDMIHYTMVKTTFFNGVKHPDLGILHADGRYERVKTFGYEEFKAKLS; encoded by the coding sequence ATGACCGTGACCGACCTCCACCTCCCTGCCGTGACGCCCACGGACACCATCGACTGGGCGGCGATTCCCAGCCCCGCCTTTGTCCTCGACGAGACGCGGCTGCGGCGCAACCTCTCGCTGATCTCCCACGTGCAGCGGGAGAGCGGCGCCCAGATTATCGTCGCCTTCAAGGGCTTTGCCATGTGGAGCACTTTTGGGATCCTGCGCGAGTACGGCATCACCGGGGCGACCGCCAGCAGCCTGAACGAGGCGATCCTGGCAAGCGAGGAGATGCAGGGCGAGGTCCACGTCTACGCCCCCGCCTACTCCGACGAGGACTTTCCCCGGATTCTGGAACTGGCCGACCACCTCGTCTTCAACTCCTTTTCCCAGTGGGAGCGCTTTCGCCCGCAGGTCGAGGCGGCGCGGGCGGCCGGGAAGCAACTCCACGTCGGCCTCCGCGTCAACCCCGAATACGCTGAGGTCGAGACGGACCTCTACAACCCCGCCGGACCGTTCTCGCGCCTGGGGGTGACCCGCCGCGAGTTCCGCGAGGACCTGCTCGAAGGCATCGACGGACTGCACTTTCACACCCTCTGCGAAAAGGACTCCGACACGCTGGAGCGCACCTTGGAGGTCGTCGAGCGCAACTTCGGGGAGTTCCTGCCCCGGATGAAGTGGGTCAACTTCGGCGGCGGGCACCTGATGACCCGCGAGGGCTACGACCTGGGGCGCCTGATTCGGGTGGTGCGCGCCTTCCGCGAGCGGTGGGGCGTGCACGTCATCCTCGAACCCGGCAGTGCCTTCGGGTGGCAGACGGGGTGGCTGGTCAGCAGCGTGCTCGACGTGGTCCACAACGTCAAGGACATCGCCCTGCTGGACATCTCGGTCAGCGCCCACATGCCCGACGTGCTAGAGATGCCCTACCGCCCGCGCATCCTGGGCGCCCGCGACCCCGGCGAGGGCGAGACCACCCACCGCGAGGCGAACGACTACGCCCCCGGCGACCATCCGTACCTGATCGGCGGCACGACCTGCCTCGCCGGGGACGTGGTGGGCGAGTACGTCTTCGACCGCCCTCTGTTGGTCGGGGACCGGGTGGTGTTCGATGACATGATCCACTACACGATGGTCAAGACGACCTTTTTCAACGGCGTCAAGCACCCCGATCTCGGCATCCTGCACGCGGACGGGCGCTACGAGCGGGTCAAGACCTTCGGTTACGAGGAATTCAAGGCCAAGCTGAGCTGA
- a CDS encoding VOC family protein, with translation MLRIGSVVWGVQDVERAVKFWTQALDYRPRDEPDANWVVLVPREGSGVQLALKRVTSPQARRHHLDLYATDAAAEVERLLGLGAERVEWTYEPGADYVVLADPDGNRFCVVQKG, from the coding sequence ATGCTGCGCATCGGCTCGGTGGTCTGGGGCGTGCAGGACGTGGAACGCGCCGTAAAGTTCTGGACCCAGGCGCTGGACTACCGTCCGCGTGACGAGCCAGACGCCAACTGGGTGGTGCTGGTGCCCCGCGAAGGTTCAGGGGTGCAACTGGCGCTGAAACGGGTCACCTCACCTCAGGCCAGGCGGCACCACCTCGACCTCTACGCGACCGACGCGGCGGCGGAGGTCGAGCGCCTGCTGGGGCTGGGGGCCGAACGGGTGGAGTGGACCTATGAGCCGGGGGCGGACTACGTGGTCCTGGCCGACCCGGACGGGAACCGCTTTTGCGTGGTTCAGAAAGGCTGA
- a CDS encoding 2-phosphosulfolactate phosphatase, producing MRLRVDLLPHGAYSDVVLVVDVLRATTTAVAYLERGAEALLLTSTPEVALAQRGERTVLAGERGGRPIPGFDLGNSPVEAATQTFAAQSVVMNTTNGTAAAHLAAASGKHVLLAALTNAHAAARRARARATEEIAIVCAGTDGRVGLEDVYAAGVLAEYLLAMGDFTPDDGARIALTVRRSSGNPAEVLSGSGHGTYLGGIGLEEDVRYAAQISVSTVVPLLDSAGGAGDVLRFVAG from the coding sequence TTGAGGCTCCGGGTCGATCTGCTGCCCCACGGCGCGTATTCCGACGTGGTGCTCGTCGTGGACGTGTTGCGGGCCACCACGACCGCCGTGGCCTATTTGGAGCGCGGAGCGGAGGCACTGCTGCTCACCTCCACCCCGGAGGTGGCCCTGGCACAGCGCGGGGAAAGAACCGTGCTGGCGGGTGAGCGCGGCGGGCGACCCATCCCCGGCTTCGACCTCGGGAACAGCCCGGTGGAGGCCGCCACCCAGACCTTCGCCGCTCAATCGGTCGTGATGAACACCACCAACGGCACCGCCGCCGCCCACCTCGCCGCCGCGAGCGGCAAGCACGTCCTCCTCGCGGCGCTGACCAACGCCCACGCCGCCGCTCGCCGCGCCCGCGCCCGCGCGACCGAGGAAATCGCCATCGTCTGCGCGGGGACAGACGGCCGGGTGGGTCTGGAGGACGTGTACGCCGCCGGGGTGCTGGCCGAGTACCTCCTGGCGATGGGCGACTTCACCCCCGACGACGGCGCCCGCATCGCCCTGACCGTGCGCCGCAGCTCCGGCAACCCCGCCGAGGTGCTGTCAGGCAGCGGGCACGGCACCTATCTGGGCGGTATCGGGCTGGAGGAGGACGTGCGCTACGCCGCGCAGATCAGCGTCAGCACGGTGGTCCCGCTGCTCGACTCTGCGGGCGGGGCGGGGGACGTGCTGCGGTTCGTGGCGGGCTAG